Within Phycodurus eques isolate BA_2022a chromosome 7, UOR_Pequ_1.1, whole genome shotgun sequence, the genomic segment tcttccctcaggtcggcgctaccgatcaacgcaaactagaactagtagacattccgacagcttcttccctcttgccatcaacgtCTTCAACACCTAACCtctaattccatgacaacaagctggcaatttttggacttgagttggttgccacatttctgtggggccaacgatgtatgactcgtgcactcgctgtttGTCGTTTCGCCaggctgcactatttgcatataccggccgctcgtgccagagtcgcatctgctccatttgaaCACGGATTGAGGAGcgtctgcaacatttgcacaaccgacatcgtcccagatgatcgcgcgactcgtcactttaaaccgcatccgctccttgaagtctcggcgccctttgcgcaacggtcattgcgccggactattgcaatatgagtcgttcgaactgctctaagtgctggaggactctgcatctttttgcacaatagttttttgtcaatgtctttatgtccccaaagtgttctgtcaattgaccgtctgtcgtagtcgagcggctccgacgaccggagacaaattccttgtgtgttttggacatacttggcaaataaagaggattctgattctgattgttggTTAGCTTCTCAAAGGGACCCGCATCCCCCGAGGCTTCacatccatcttcttcttcacaTCAGTCAATCAATAACCAATCAATAACTCGCTTTAATGAAATCAATATGTTGAACATAGCCGACATGATTGACAGCTGCCCGCCGCTTCctttgtgcgtgcgcgtgtgttccGGCGGCGTGGGCCATATTCATTACCGGCAGACACAAAGAGGCGGGCGACGGGGGGTCGGGGGGCACAACATCGGTAGGCCATCAAGTCGCTGCTGCGGCAGGGATCGGCTATTGATGTCTGTCGCAGtctcgcgcgcgcgcacaccaACACGCGCGGCACGAGCGTGTGCGTCTTCTATTGCGGACAAGCAAATGAGACGAATGTGACTTTGTGTTCATTCACGCGTATATCGATCCACCTCATACGGATTTTGGgtcgagcgtgtgtgtgtgtgttgggcggggggggggtataAGACATTGATGAggaccccccccaccaccaccaccatcatcctcctcatcccGGTCCTTGGCAGGTCCCCATTGCCATAGCAACGCTCCCGTTGCCGCAGGCTAGCCGGAGCGACGTGCGGCGCTGtttggaaagaaaagaaagaaagtgagAGGGAGGAATGGGAGGTGGGGGAAGGGAGGAAGGCTTGAAGGGCGGGGGGCTGTCGCTCCCGACTCATTGCCTCTataacgacccccccccccccccgcgagCACTACTCTGCGAGGCCTCTCGGCATCCGCTCGGCAGTCCGAACACGTCGCGGCAGAACTTCAAGCTGCAATTGCTATTCAccttcctccttccttcctcctcctcctcctccacttgcacgcacacacgcaatcTGAAGCCTCGCAGAGTAGAAAAGGACGCAAAACAAGCGGCGTCGAAGTCACGGTGAACACGACTCGAACAGCTTCATGTTTAACGGCGAGTCATCCGATTTTGACGCCCCGTGCGGTGACCTCCAAAAATGATTCGCAATTGAGCGTCGTCCGTGTGTGGACAACAGCGGGGGTCAAAGGTCCTCGCCATCGCACAGAATCTCGATGAAGAATTTGCTTTTGGAGGAAACCTGGAAACGGTCTGAGCCTGACAacaaaatgagcctaaaatggccacttcaaaccaaaatggcagacttccagtATCTTTGCAGGCCTGGCTTCTTGagaccattttcttttttttttttgtgggatcGCAAAGTGTCGAGTCAAGAAGTGCAACTgcttttgggggctgaattttcaaaatcatGAGCCGAAATGGCAGACGACCCGTTTGTTTGTCAGATGGGGGGCTTCTGGAGACTTTTTCCAGGTCGACTCATAAAAGTCGCGGCGAAGATGAAGCGCATCACATGAGGAAACACACACGCGACATTGCTAGATTACGAGGCGCGACTGAAGGGAAGTTAGGAGACATCGAGAGAGAGACGCGGAAAACGTTGAAGAGAGAGCTCGTGAAAAATGGACAAAGATGTGACAAATATGAGGAACGAGACCAAAACACGCCGCGGCAGACATTATTAAACAGACATTCGGGTTTTAGGGTGAGGAAGGAGGGAAGCAGCAGTCCGTCAGACCGATTAAAGCGACATTATTAgacattaggaaaaaaaaaaaaagagcacttaTGAAATAAATTAGTAGACATTATTGAAATGTCAGAGACGAGCTTTGAATCCAAATGATTGTAGACGTGAAAAACATTGAAGCGACATGACAACGATTACAAGAGAGAAGCTGTGAAAAACAACTCAGAAACACGAagaggagcgagagagagagagagagagagagagagagagagagagagagagagagagagagagagagagagagagagagagagagagagagagagagagagagagagagagagagagagagacacattACTGACGACATGACGACGCCTCGACAACTTGGCGCACAACCGGGTGCGCTCGCCTCCGCTCGGAAGCTGCAGCGCCGCCCGGAGGAAAAGCCGGAGCGTGGCGCCGCCTGCCGGACGCACCGGGACGCCACCGCGCGTGGAAACGACCTCCTTCGCTGCGCCCAGAtcgggaacaacaacaacaacaacaagacgtGCTCACGAGCAAGCGACACGTCACCGTCGAGAAGTGACGACTTCGTCCAATTGTCCAAAAACAACCGTTTGAAGAGATTGAAAACCATCTTTTAGAATCATTAACACATACAACACATTGTAAGCAGAGAGCACAAAGTCACACAGATGTGCTAATAAGTCCCATGGAGTTTCTTGattccaatatttgttttggGTCGCCGGGTGGTTAGCGCGTTCGAGAGgtcgcgggttcaaatcccgtgtgcagtttgcacgtttccccccccccccacacacgagCGCTCCAAGAATCACCCGAGCTTCACTGACCAAAGACTGCAGTCAATTATGCGCAAGTGTGAAAGTCGGCCGTGACACCGGCGCCTCCGCGTCCCGACGACTCGAGACGAGCCGTCGTGCGGCCGAATCGCCGCTTTGACGCGCGAATGCGCAAAATGAGCGCCGCGCGGCGGCGAACGCGACCCCGCGACAGGCGGCCGTTCGGCAGCTAGCCGGCACTTGACGTTTACTTGCGCTTAatgctaacgaatagcatcggtgttgCGGCGTTCGAAAAAGCCGAGCGAGCAAGCGCTCGTTGAACACGAACAAGTACGCAGATTAGCCGACGACGATGTTCTCAGGCTTCTATTTGTCATCCGCTGCAAAAGAATGAGGAACATTACAGCAGTTTACtgcgcatccatccatccatccatcttgcgtagcgcttctcctcacgcgggtcgcgtcGCGGGCgcgcgggagcctatcccagctgactctgggcgagaggcggggtacgccctcaactggtcgccagccaattgcagggccaGTTTACTTCGTAAGTTTTGGAAATCGTCTTTGTCTTGGCATTATACTGCCCTCGAGTGGCCAAAGCGCACACGCCAAAAGGAGCGGCACGATGTCCATTGAACTGAACGGttccattctatttaattgtatgtttttagaaagtGCTATTttctctctaaaaaaaaaaaaaaaaaaaaaaaaaaaaagacattacaaaatgttttcttgtgttttttggcaTTGAAAGATGATTTGGGAAAACGAGTGTTTGGAGTTACGACGaacgcgacagaaaatggaggtgtgtttgttttgttttcttccaaaaAGAAAACGTTTAATTCTGAGTTCTTGGCATTTAGTCGTCATCCTTTTTgattttcttctcctttttcttcttcttcttcgccgAGCCGTCGTTTTTGTACCACGCGTCCGCTACTTCCTGCTCactttccacttcctgtttcacTTGCACaagctcctccttctccttctttttcctcttcttgtCTTCCCGATGTTCCTGGGCTGGTTCCTCAACTTCCTGTTTGACCGTCACTTCCAAGTCCCCTGGTTCTGCTTTGATGCGCtcgtctttctttttcttcttcttcgtcttcccGTCTTGGTCCCGGGTTTCCCGCGTCGTGATGGGCGTCTCGCTTCCGAAGGGCCGGAATCTCTGTTTGAGTCCGGGCGGGATGGTTGGCGCGGGGGCGGCTCGGGCGACGGGGGGCGGCGCGCCGGCGCTTCCGTAGCTCTCGTACACGCTCAGCAGGCCGCAGAAGGCGGGGCCGACCGCCGCAGAACCGGCGGCGAGCAGGCGGAGGTCGGCGGTGCCGTGATCGGACGCCAGGATGTTGTAGACCGGCTGTCCGTCGCTCGCGTCCCCGGCGGAAGGAAGCGTCAGCGTCTGAAAGCCGCAAAGATTCACTTCCACGCCGTGCAAACTGCGAAGGCAAAAACAGCGAGTCACGCTTCATACACGCAAAacgagagaggaaaaaaacagaagtcaGCATTTGGAATTTCGTCTTCCCAAATTTTTGGGAGGTCACTGCAAATCTCAgctattcgctgtttttatgcTCAGTGTTTTCCGGTCTGCGTTGGCGATGTCCTATTTTGTTGGcggtccttgaatgcacctcgTAAAGCTGAACGTTTCTTTCGGCGTCTCTCCGGCTGCAGCGACAAACCGTTAGCAAAATGGCCTCCAAAGTCGTTTTGGAACATTTTCAGATTCAACCTGAGACATCAGGAAAATAAGAAATGTTTCCGCAAGCGTGCGCCACCGTGACATTAAATGACTTTGGCTAAGGAAACAATAGCCTACTAGCCTACTTTGCCCATAACATATTATTGTGCGTCAATGCCAAAAGGTGCGTTTAATGACCATTTGTATAATGCGCATAATTGTTAGCCCAGGTGTAACATCACATCCGTTTGTGCTAGCACGTCGTTTACACCGAGAACGTTAGCTAAAAGTAGGGAAGCGGCCGACGTGAAGATGCGCTTTGATTTAACTCCCGAATAGAGTGGTTTATGTAACACGGGTCACGACGGCGCACTCGCTAGCGGCACGGCGTCGACGCTTTAGAACGCTCTCCGTTTTACAGCTCCCGCTGTTCAAGTGccctgtatatataaaaaaaaaaaaataaataaataaaaaattaaaataaaaataaataaaaaaaaagtgcttgggcgccatcttgtggcaccccAACGCAATTCCAACCCCTTCAATGAGCCCATCTTGAACTTTTGTGAAGACGTCAATGCCAATCGTGTGCTACGTAAAAGCTTAAAAAAACGAAGCCCGACGCGAGTTTGACAAACGGCATCGTCTCGTTTCTTTGTCGTCACATTCCGTCATCCGTGACGGCGCACGTTAACGGTGACGCTTTCCTTCCTCTTTGGACCTTTTGACGACGGAAGACGACAAGACGCGACTGACCTTCGAGGCTCGAAGCCGGCGGGCGTTTTGACGAGCCACACTTCGCTCTCGTTGCCCTTCAGCAAGTCCGTCAGCGGGCGGCGCGAGCTCACAAAGTCGTCGGGACACTCGTACTTGCTGGTCTCCCCTgccaaaaaacaaccaaaaaaaacgcCATTGAACGCCTCATCGAGCGCCCTGGCCAATGTTGACGCGAGTCTTACCCTTCGCCATTTCCTTTGCCTTCAACGGCTTGCCCGCGTCGCCGTCGTCCTCCTCGTCCCGACGACGACGGCGAAATGTCTCGATGCATTTTGAGAACGTTGGAAGATTGTCGAGACGACGTCTCAAAAGTCTTCATTTGAGCGTTTTAAAGCAGGGCACGTGTGCGCGTGGACACACAAACGAACTATGACCTTTGGGTAGCTCATTTCCGGTGCCGGCCCTGTTTGTAGTCCGGCAAGAAAATGTGCTGCGTTAAAGGGTCCGATGACTAAACGACCTCGCCGGATTACGTTCCCTGCGTGCCCCCAGTCGCCAAGGTATCGCAGCGTAGAAATACTTTTCTTATTTGTTCACTTCAAAGTATTTATCTACAAACGAAATTGTACAAGAACTATGTGGAAGTTCGGAAGGGACTTGGAGATTCTTATTTTGTGTCAATAGTTTTTATTCTGACTAGTAACGAGATTGATCAGAAAAGACAACGTTATTACGATTGCGTTCCAATCCTGCAATGACCAACTGTGATGCTACGtccaggttttttgtttttttattttcaaaatcccTCCCAAACTTAGATGGCGCAGGggcaaacacaaaataaatgtgtcaatTGTCTCTGACTCGAACTTTATTCGAAATGCAGAAGTTGAAGAGGCACAAGCATGTTTTACAGCAACTTCTATCATCTAATTGTGACGTGTGTTCCTCACatgtttatttgtacatttttcgATCCAACGTCTCAATTCCTCTCATTGTGAGAGCTGTTTGAATGTCAATACGTATTTTGATAAAAGAGATGAACTCAAGAATAATACCCTTTACAACAGAGGAAACGTCTTTGATTTGGACTGGAAAGGATTTCGTTTTGAAGAAACGTTCATAACTATGAACTATGGCTTTGGAAGAGATGTGGAGCCGCAATTGTCTCCAGTTTTGTCATATCGTTGCGAATGATTTCGTTCTGCGTACGCACGTGACATCATTTCCACGCGAATCCGGCCAGCCGAGCGCATTTTGAAAGGACGCTTTTGGGCGAGAGCGAATGACGCCGGTCGGTTGTCTGACTTCCGGTGGCAGCCCCGTCTGTAGTCCCGCCACCAGTCGCGGCGCAGGGGCGCGCGTCGAACGAGTCCGACGGATAAACTACATCACCCACAATGCACCCGGCCGGTTTTGACGTAAGGCTCCGGCGTGTCCTGCGAGAGCGGTTCGACAGCAGCCGCGAGCAGGCCCGACCGGGTAAACAAATGGTCGGAATCCACACGTTGCTCCCTCGCTGTGCGTCCTTCGCATGTTTGCGGCTGTTCCGACGCGGAGCGGAACGAGCCGAAGGGGAGGCTAGTTAGCAAACAGCGCCGCGAGCAGCACTTTGAAGAGAAATCGGTCGGGTTAGCTAGCCCGTGCTAGCCGTGCCGCCCAACATGTCGTCGCCTTCGTCGTCGTCGCGGCGCCAGTGGTGCTACCTGTGCGACCTGCCCAAGATGCCGTGGACGGTGGTGTGGGACTTCAGCGAGGTGGTGTGCCGCGGCTGCGTCAACTACGAGGGGGCCAACCAGATCGAGTTCCTGATCGCCAGCGCGCGGCAGCTCAAGCGCAGCCACGGCGGCGTGCAGGACGGCAACGTGCGCTCGCCCGGACCGGGACCCTCGCCGCACAAGCACGCCGCGCCGGGCCGCGGGGAGCCGGCGACGACGCACGGCGAGCGCTTCGAGCGCGGAGCCCGAggggacggcggcggcggcgtgtcCGCCGCTCGCGTGCCGCCCAACGGCTTGCACCGCGACGG encodes:
- the polr1g gene encoding CD3e molecule, epsilon associated protein, coding for MAKGETSKYECPDDFVSSRRPLTDLLKGNESEVWLVKTPAGFEPRSLHGVEVNLCGFQTLTLPSAGDASDGQPVYNILASDHGTADLRLLAAGSAAVGPAFCGLLSVYESYGSAGAPPPVARAAPAPTIPPGLKQRFRPFGSETPITTRETRDQDGKTKKKKKKDERIKAEPGDLEVTVKQEVEEPAQEHREDKKRKKKEKEELVQVKQEVESEQEVADAWYKNDGSAKKKKKKEKKIKKDDD